GGCCTCCAACCCGGGGAAGGCCGGCAGCAGCGAGGGATGGATGTTAATCACGCGCTGCGGAAAGGCGGCCAAGAAGGTCCCCGAGAGCAGCCGCATGAAGCCGGCCAGCACCACCCACTCGACCTGCTGGGCGCGCAGCGCGTCGATCAGCGCCTGCTCGAAGGCCTCGCGACCGCCGTGGTCCCGCGCGCTGATCACCAGCGCGGGGACCCCTGCCTGGCGCGCGCGCTCGAGGCCGCGGGCCTGCGCCCGATTGCTGATCACCAGCGCGACCTCGACGTCGATCCGGCCGCTCTGCGCGGCGTCGAGGATCGCCTGGAGGTTGGTCCCGCCGCCCGAGACGA
Above is a window of Pseudomonadota bacterium DNA encoding:
- the purN gene encoding phosphoribosylglycinamide formyltransferase; amino-acid sequence: MSAPRRLRVAVLVSGGGTNLQAILDAAQSGRIDVEVALVISNRAQARGLERARQAGVPALVISARDHGGREAFEQALIDALRAQQVEWVVLAGFMRLLSGTFLAAFPQRVINIHPSLLPAFPGLEA